A genomic window from Cystobacter ferrugineus includes:
- a CDS encoding aldo/keto reductase — protein MSTQHIDSLTQYHLLGRSGLRVSPLALGTMTFGTEFGWGNPESTAHQILARYLEAGGNFIDTADAYTAGSSERIIGDFFAKHGKRDQAVIATKFTMGTSPGDPNSGGNGRKNIYRALEGSLRRLKTDYVDLYWLHAWDGLTPVEEVMRTLTDLVREGKVRYIGLSDVPAWYFARAQTLAERNGWERVSALQLEYSLAERNIEREHLPAALELGAAIVPWSPLAGGLLSGKYTREGSQLKGEGRAHALLATGLPIADKFLKDRAWAIVEQLVAVAKEVGRPPAQVALNWVATRPAVASTIIGASRLEQLESNLRALDFTLPPVLSARLEAASRPELVHPYVFFEEPVFTRGMFTSNTVVRAEPGWFRANTRGS, from the coding sequence ATGTCTACTCAGCACATTGATTCCCTGACGCAGTACCACCTGCTTGGTCGCTCGGGGCTCCGGGTGAGCCCGCTGGCGCTGGGCACCATGACCTTCGGTACCGAGTTCGGCTGGGGCAACCCCGAGAGCACCGCCCATCAAATCCTGGCGCGCTACCTGGAGGCGGGCGGCAACTTCATCGACACCGCGGATGCGTACACCGCCGGCTCTAGCGAGCGCATCATCGGCGACTTCTTCGCGAAGCATGGCAAGCGAGACCAGGCCGTCATCGCCACCAAGTTCACCATGGGCACCTCTCCGGGAGACCCCAACTCCGGCGGCAACGGGCGCAAGAACATCTACCGCGCGCTCGAAGGCTCGCTGCGTCGCCTCAAGACGGACTACGTGGACCTGTACTGGCTCCACGCCTGGGATGGCCTGACGCCCGTGGAGGAGGTGATGCGAACCCTGACGGACCTCGTGCGCGAGGGGAAGGTCCGGTACATCGGTCTCTCCGACGTGCCGGCCTGGTACTTCGCGCGTGCCCAGACGTTGGCCGAGCGCAACGGCTGGGAGCGGGTGTCAGCGCTGCAACTGGAGTATTCGCTCGCCGAGCGCAACATCGAGCGCGAGCACCTCCCCGCGGCACTCGAGCTGGGTGCGGCCATCGTGCCCTGGAGCCCGCTCGCCGGTGGGCTCCTGTCGGGCAAATACACGCGCGAGGGGTCGCAATTGAAAGGGGAGGGGCGTGCCCACGCGCTGCTGGCCACCGGTCTGCCCATCGCTGACAAGTTCTTGAAGGACCGCGCGTGGGCCATCGTCGAGCAACTCGTTGCCGTGGCGAAGGAGGTGGGGCGTCCGCCCGCGCAGGTGGCGCTCAACTGGGTGGCGACGCGCCCTGCCGTGGCCTCCACCATCATCGGTGCGAGCAGACTGGAGCAACTGGAGAGCAACCTGCGAGCGCTCGACTTCACGCTGCCGCCGGTGCTCTCGGCCAGGCTGGAGGCCGCGAGCCGGCCCGAGCTCGTGCACCCCTATGTGTTCTTCGAGGAGCCGGTGTTCACCCGGGGCATGTTCACGAGCAACACCGTGGTGCGCGCGGAGCCGGGCTGGTTCCGCGCCAACACCCGTGGTTCGTGA
- a CDS encoding pyridoxamine 5'-phosphate oxidase family protein, which produces MRARLEQTGRKVIRSFMPEQHRELFRELPFLLVGSLDGERRPWASILVGRPGFVASPDSRTLVVSAFPGFGDALGQNLLPGAPLGLLGIQLETRRRNRMNGTVVELGEGRFVVRVEQSFGNCPRYIQAREPVFVAEPSRVTGPRPVRKEGPLLSGASVELIDRADTFFIATASPAARGDEPVEGVDVSHRGGKPGFVRVTEEAGRTVLTAPDFSGNFHFNTFGNLVLNPRAGLLFVDFATGGLLSLTGETEIVWDGPEVEAFTGAERLLRFRVTEGTWLEDGVPLRWSAAQPAA; this is translated from the coding sequence ATGCGTGCCCGCCTCGAGCAGACCGGGCGCAAGGTCATCCGCTCGTTCATGCCGGAGCAGCATCGCGAGCTGTTCCGCGAGCTGCCCTTCCTGCTCGTGGGCAGTCTGGATGGTGAGCGGCGTCCATGGGCCTCCATCCTCGTGGGCCGGCCGGGCTTCGTGGCCTCGCCCGACTCGCGGACGCTCGTGGTCTCCGCGTTCCCCGGCTTCGGAGATGCCCTGGGCCAGAACCTCTTGCCGGGCGCGCCCCTGGGCCTGCTCGGTATCCAGCTCGAGACGCGCCGCCGCAACCGGATGAACGGAACGGTGGTGGAGCTCGGCGAGGGCCGATTCGTCGTCCGGGTCGAGCAGAGCTTCGGCAATTGCCCGCGGTACATCCAGGCACGGGAGCCCGTCTTCGTGGCCGAGCCCTCCCGTGTCACGGGGCCGCGACCCGTGCGGAAGGAAGGCCCGCTGCTGTCCGGTGCGAGCGTCGAGCTCATCGATCGCGCGGATACGTTCTTCATCGCCACGGCGTCACCGGCCGCGCGCGGGGACGAGCCGGTCGAAGGTGTCGATGTCTCGCATCGCGGTGGCAAGCCCGGCTTCGTGCGAGTGACGGAGGAGGCCGGCCGCACCGTCCTGACGGCCCCGGACTTCAGCGGCAACTTTCATTTCAATACGTTTGGCAACCTGGTCCTCAACCCGCGTGCGGGTCTGTTGTTCGTCGACTTCGCCACCGGTGGGCTCCTCTCGCTGACCGGTGAGACCGAGATCGTCTGGGATGGGCCCGAGGTCGAGGCCTTCACGGGGGCGGAGCGGCTGCTGCGCTTCCGCGTCACGGAAGGCACGTGGCTCGAGGACGGCGTGCCGTTGCGATGGTCCGCGGCACAGCCCGCTGCGTAA
- a CDS encoding dihydrofolate reductase family protein, protein MGKVTFGMMTSLDGYINDREGGFDWGHVSEDVHRFAETEQKREGLAIYGRRMYETMVYWDTADQDESLAPYFRDFSRVWQAVDKIVVSKSLEKVTSKRTRLVRELSADDIRRLKADTEKNISISGPTLAASFLKQGLIDEVSIYYVPVVVGGGTPMFQDVWKTLKLERLDHRAFDNGLLFVRYRVLN, encoded by the coding sequence ATGGGCAAGGTTACCTTCGGCATGATGACGTCGCTCGACGGCTACATCAACGACCGCGAAGGCGGATTCGACTGGGGCCACGTGAGCGAGGATGTGCACAGGTTCGCCGAAACGGAGCAGAAGCGCGAAGGGCTGGCGATATACGGGCGGCGCATGTACGAGACGATGGTCTACTGGGACACCGCCGACCAGGACGAGAGTCTCGCGCCCTACTTCCGCGACTTCTCCCGCGTTTGGCAGGCTGTCGACAAGATCGTCGTCTCAAAGAGCCTCGAAAAGGTGACGAGCAAGCGGACGCGGCTGGTCCGCGAGCTGAGCGCGGACGACATCCGGCGCCTCAAGGCCGATACAGAGAAAAACATCAGCATTTCCGGGCCGACGCTCGCCGCGTCCTTCCTGAAGCAGGGCCTCATCGACGAGGTCAGCATCTACTACGTGCCCGTGGTCGTCGGCGGGGGCACCCCGATGTTCCAGGATGTGTGGAAAACGCTGAAGCTCGAGCGTCTCGACCACCGCGCGTTCGACAACGGTCTCCTCTTCGTGCGCTATAGGGTCCTCAACTGA
- a CDS encoding NrtR DNA-binding winged helix domain-containing protein yields MYEKILERELDKRNFRKKILSMDLLEKRPASTSSCRPRGRSIRSSRHSVARRSARTGLLPRDPAAIPGTGTPIPGAGAWRSATTPESSRPSSTLTLMRASSPPWTTSPRTWA; encoded by the coding sequence ATGTACGAGAAGATCCTCGAGCGGGAGCTGGACAAGCGGAACTTCCGCAAGAAGATCCTCTCGATGGACCTGCTCGAGAAAAGGCCGGCTTCAACTTCGAGCTGTAGGCCTCGTGGGCGAAGCATCCGTTCCTCGCGGCATTCGGTGGCGCGAAGGAGCGCAAGAACCGGGTTGCTCCCGCGCGACCCGGCGGCCATACCGGGAACAGGAACACCCATCCCAGGAGCCGGAGCATGGCGATCAGCGACTACGCCCGAATCGAGCAGGCCATCCTCTACCTTGACGCTCATGCGCGCGAGCAGCCCTCCCTGGACGACGTCGCCGCGCACGTGGGCCTGA
- a CDS encoding aminoacyl-tRNA deacylase, with product MIPESIQHFLQQQHVPFLRHGHPRAVTAQELAQSVHVTGYRVAKSVIIQAEQHLWICLLPASETLDLNKVREALGAQEVRLATEAEFSNRFPECELGAEPPFGTLYGLPVLLDEGLRGAEDMLLRAGSHEEALSVSVEDFLALESPQIASITHERTRH from the coding sequence ATGATCCCGGAATCCATCCAGCATTTCCTCCAGCAGCAGCATGTTCCCTTTTTGCGCCATGGGCATCCGCGTGCGGTGACAGCGCAGGAATTGGCGCAGTCGGTGCACGTGACGGGCTACCGCGTGGCCAAGTCGGTCATCATCCAGGCGGAGCAGCACCTGTGGATCTGCCTGCTGCCTGCTTCGGAGACGTTGGATTTGAACAAGGTCCGGGAGGCCCTCGGAGCCCAGGAGGTTCGTCTGGCCACCGAGGCGGAGTTCTCGAATCGCTTTCCGGAATGCGAGCTGGGGGCGGAGCCTCCCTTCGGCACGCTGTATGGGTTACCGGTGCTGCTGGATGAGGGACTGAGGGGGGCGGAGGACATGCTGCTGCGCGCCGGCTCGCACGAGGAGGCCCTGTCGGTGAGCGTCGAGGATTTCCTGGCGCTCGAGTCGCCCCAGATAGCGTCCATCACCCACGAGCGCACGAGACACTGA
- a CDS encoding methylated-DNA--[protein]-cysteine S-methyltransferase, whose translation MAISDYARIEQAILYLDAHAREQPSLDDVAAHVGLSPFHFQRLFTRWAGISPKRFLQVHTLVSARRLLAERHSVLDTSYAVGLSGGGRLHELFVTLTAMTPGEFKLGGEGLTVRHGIHPSPFGDCLIAVCERGICGLHFLSDEPAEEALVSLRAQWPRATFMESREATAAWAERIFPSRPPREPTPLSVLVKGTPFQVQVWQALLRISPGHVATYEDIARSIGNPNAVRAVGSAVGDNPVALLIPCHRVLRKTGVFGDYRWGPARKKVMLAWESLRYGAEDEVGEASRVVP comes from the coding sequence ATGGCGATCAGCGACTACGCCCGAATCGAGCAGGCCATCCTCTACCTTGACGCTCATGCGCGCGAGCAGCCCTCCCTGGACGACGTCGCCGCGCACGTGGGCCTGAGCCCCTTCCACTTCCAGCGCCTCTTCACGCGCTGGGCGGGCATCAGCCCGAAGCGCTTCCTCCAGGTGCACACGCTCGTCTCGGCCCGCCGCCTGCTGGCCGAGCGGCACAGCGTGCTGGACACCTCCTATGCCGTGGGCCTGTCCGGTGGCGGTCGGCTGCACGAGCTCTTCGTCACCCTCACCGCCATGACACCGGGCGAGTTCAAGCTGGGCGGCGAGGGACTCACCGTGCGCCACGGCATCCACCCGTCGCCCTTTGGGGACTGCCTCATCGCCGTCTGTGAGCGCGGCATCTGCGGCCTGCACTTTCTCTCCGACGAGCCCGCGGAGGAGGCCCTGGTGTCGCTGCGTGCGCAGTGGCCGCGTGCCACCTTCATGGAGTCTCGCGAGGCAACCGCCGCGTGGGCGGAGCGCATCTTCCCCTCGCGGCCCCCGCGCGAGCCCACGCCGCTCTCCGTGCTGGTGAAGGGCACGCCCTTCCAGGTGCAGGTGTGGCAGGCGCTGCTGCGCATCTCCCCGGGCCACGTGGCCACGTACGAGGACATCGCCCGAAGCATCGGCAACCCGAATGCGGTGCGAGCGGTGGGCTCGGCGGTGGGAGACAACCCCGTGGCGTTGCTCATCCCCTGTCACCGCGTGCTGCGCAAGACAGGCGTCTTTGGCGACTACCGCTGGGGCCCCGCGCGCAAGAAGGTGATGCTCGCGTGGGAGTCGCTGCGCTACGGCGCGGAGGACGAGGTCGGCGAGGCGTCGAGAGTCGTGCCATAG
- a CDS encoding J domain-containing protein, with product MRACPCCMEMLTPGILGFGGRRLAGHCEACGDAVCQACLGLHVLEAGVFRKRAGMSGQERGHVKGRVCRSCLWEVLTDRGETPPFPAPRGQRERAARAAREACAHPDVKPCMGFCPACGDEVPWKAEHGNPSCEACGAPSHQRFNCCWACGESFDEENEPYPVARGYRLEFDCDSSECTGKLAWLMPHCPWCGEAKRWEHAEAGDLECVECESRLDRAWAFCVRCGEEAPLPDDCPRCGLGLDEASSAARCEQCHHLVCGDCYDLRAVPAESGERHERLLCSECGAGFAPADEADDEEVEPEVEAEPEPEPREEAPPEAPPPSPWEVLGVAPGAPLAEVKRAYLALVAQYHPDKVAQLGPKLQALAQEETRRIIEAWEQVQKQARPGA from the coding sequence ATGCGAGCCTGTCCGTGCTGCATGGAGATGCTGACGCCCGGCATCCTGGGGTTCGGGGGCCGGCGCCTCGCCGGGCACTGCGAGGCCTGTGGCGACGCCGTCTGCCAGGCGTGCCTGGGCCTCCACGTGCTGGAGGCCGGCGTCTTCCGCAAGCGCGCGGGCATGTCCGGACAGGAGCGCGGGCACGTGAAGGGACGGGTGTGCCGCTCCTGTCTGTGGGAAGTCCTGACGGACCGGGGCGAGACGCCGCCCTTTCCGGCGCCTCGGGGACAACGCGAGCGCGCCGCTCGGGCCGCGCGGGAGGCCTGCGCCCACCCGGACGTGAAGCCGTGCATGGGCTTCTGCCCCGCCTGTGGTGACGAGGTCCCGTGGAAGGCCGAGCACGGCAACCCGTCCTGTGAGGCCTGCGGCGCGCCCTCGCATCAGCGCTTCAACTGCTGCTGGGCCTGCGGCGAGTCGTTCGACGAGGAGAACGAGCCCTACCCTGTCGCGCGGGGGTACCGGCTGGAGTTCGACTGTGACTCCAGCGAGTGCACGGGGAAGCTGGCGTGGCTCATGCCGCACTGTCCCTGGTGTGGCGAGGCGAAGCGCTGGGAGCACGCGGAGGCTGGCGACCTGGAGTGCGTGGAGTGCGAGAGCCGCCTCGACCGGGCGTGGGCCTTCTGCGTGCGCTGTGGCGAGGAGGCACCGCTCCCCGACGACTGTCCCCGGTGTGGGTTGGGGCTGGACGAGGCCTCCTCCGCCGCCCGCTGCGAGCAGTGTCACCACCTCGTGTGCGGAGACTGCTATGACCTTCGCGCCGTCCCGGCGGAGTCTGGGGAGCGGCACGAGCGGCTGCTGTGCTCCGAGTGTGGAGCGGGCTTCGCGCCGGCCGACGAGGCGGATGACGAGGAGGTCGAGCCCGAGGTGGAGGCCGAGCCCGAGCCTGAGCCGCGCGAGGAGGCTCCGCCGGAAGCACCACCGCCCTCGCCGTGGGAGGTGCTCGGCGTCGCGCCCGGAGCGCCGCTGGCGGAGGTGAAGCGGGCCTATCTGGCCCTGGTGGCGCAGTACCATCCCGACAAGGTCGCTCAGCTCGGGCCCAAGCTGCAGGCGCTGGCCCAGGAGGAGACGCGCCGCATCATCGAGGCCTGGGAGCAGGTCCAGAAGCAGGCGCGGCCCGGAGCCTGA
- a CDS encoding glutathione binding-like protein: MTVPVRPLRLYRHALSGHSHRVELFLSLLKLPSELIDVDLALANRSFLVGEAATLADVALYSYTAHAPEGGVSLEPYGSVRAWLARIEALPGFVPMRRTPTRFAA, translated from the coding sequence ATGACCGTCCCCGTCCGTCCCCTCCGTCTCTATCGCCACGCCCTGTCCGGCCATTCGCACCGGGTCGAGCTGTTCCTGTCCCTGCTGAAGCTCCCGTCGGAGCTCATCGACGTCGATCTCGCCCTGGCCAACAGGAGCTTCCTCGTCGGGGAGGCAGCGACCCTCGCCGACGTGGCGCTCTACTCCTATACCGCCCACGCCCCCGAGGGTGGCGTGTCCCTCGAGCCCTACGGCAGCGTCCGGGCGTGGCTCGCGCGTATCGAGGCGTTGCCCGGCTTCGTGCCGATGCGGCGGACACCGACGCGGTTCGCGGCCTGA
- a CDS encoding Ig-like domain-containing protein gives MHTLPIRHRLTGLLVLSLLAACNAPLEGSEEGSSTGTSALAPANFLYRQGKQLYLNGAPYQMVGVNAFPLTGCGAAPNDAQLDAFFAGLRPNGLTRAWAFKPQGLANLERVVAAAEKYNQKLILTLADGRSYCGEWDGYNGSDGSGKQSSWYSSGYKTNYVPWVKQVVTRFANSPSVGMWELINEPGDTDNTTLKAFFNDVSTTIKQIDPNHLISSGSWAPWAYGGQSGFQSIHDVPNVDVGSLHEYDYDYNNGNTIVSPHFSTAINAMNALNKPLIIGETGINAADSGCRTNRTQRRDAMRQKFQQYLAGGAAGVFVWTWQATNVTDCQLNFGPNDPMLPMIRDYPLASVPPPPTGDSVQLNDSVVGTGQEQFEYTGTWEAGTGTGKFLSDDHFSNTTGSSYVVRFSGTQAKLYGSVAPHHGIASVSVDNGTAVDVDFYSATRQEQKLLWTSPVLSAGSHTLKVTVSGRKNASSSGYVITADRVDLTRATQGGDTTAPSVSITQPTGGTVAVGSVTVQASASDNVGVAKVELWVDGAKLAEDDSSPYSFTWSATAGQHALVAKAVDAAGNVGTSATVTVTASQQTEVVQLNDSVVGTGQEQFEYTGTWEAGTGTGKFLSDDHFSNTTGSSYVVRFSGTQAKLYGSVAXHHGIASVSVDNGTAVDVDFYSATRQEQKLLWTSPVLSAGSHTLKVTVSGRKNASSSGYVITADRVDLTVFR, from the coding sequence ATGCACACCCTTCCCATCCGTCATCGACTCACTGGACTCCTCGTGTTGTCCCTCCTGGCCGCGTGCAACGCGCCCCTGGAGGGGAGCGAGGAGGGGTCCTCCACGGGCACGAGCGCGCTGGCGCCGGCCAACTTCCTCTACCGCCAGGGCAAGCAGCTGTACCTGAATGGCGCGCCGTACCAGATGGTGGGCGTGAACGCCTTCCCGCTGACGGGTTGCGGCGCGGCGCCCAACGACGCGCAGCTCGATGCGTTCTTCGCCGGGCTGCGACCCAACGGGCTCACCCGCGCCTGGGCGTTCAAGCCTCAGGGCCTGGCGAACCTGGAGCGGGTGGTGGCCGCGGCCGAGAAGTACAACCAGAAGCTGATCCTCACCCTGGCCGATGGGCGCAGCTACTGCGGCGAGTGGGACGGCTACAACGGCTCGGACGGCAGCGGCAAGCAGAGCTCGTGGTACTCCAGCGGGTACAAGACCAACTATGTGCCCTGGGTGAAGCAGGTCGTCACCCGCTTCGCGAACTCACCCTCCGTGGGCATGTGGGAGCTGATCAACGAGCCGGGTGACACCGACAACACCACCCTGAAGGCCTTCTTCAACGACGTCAGCACGACCATCAAGCAGATCGATCCGAACCACCTGATCAGCTCGGGCTCGTGGGCGCCGTGGGCGTACGGAGGCCAGTCCGGGTTCCAGTCCATCCACGACGTGCCGAACGTGGACGTGGGCAGCCTCCACGAGTACGACTACGACTACAACAACGGCAACACCATCGTCTCGCCGCACTTCTCGACCGCCATCAACGCGATGAACGCGCTGAACAAGCCACTCATCATCGGAGAGACGGGCATCAACGCCGCCGACAGCGGCTGCCGGACGAACCGCACCCAGCGCCGGGACGCCATGCGCCAGAAGTTCCAGCAGTACCTCGCGGGCGGAGCGGCGGGCGTCTTCGTGTGGACGTGGCAGGCGACGAACGTCACCGATTGCCAGCTCAACTTCGGGCCGAACGATCCGATGCTCCCGATGATCCGCGACTACCCGCTGGCGTCGGTGCCGCCGCCCCCCACGGGCGACTCGGTGCAGCTCAATGACAGCGTGGTGGGCACGGGCCAGGAGCAGTTCGAGTACACCGGCACCTGGGAGGCGGGTACCGGCACTGGCAAGTTCCTGAGCGATGACCACTTCTCGAACACCACGGGCTCCTCCTATGTGGTGCGCTTCTCCGGCACGCAGGCGAAGCTGTACGGCTCGGTGGCCCCGCACCACGGCATCGCCTCGGTGTCGGTGGACAACGGCACGGCGGTGGACGTGGACTTCTACTCCGCCACCCGCCAGGAGCAGAAGCTGCTGTGGACCAGCCCCGTGCTGAGCGCGGGCTCCCATACCCTCAAGGTCACCGTCTCCGGCCGCAAGAACGCCAGCTCGTCCGGATACGTCATCACCGCGGACCGCGTGGACCTGACGCGGGCGACGCAGGGCGGCGATACCACCGCTCCCAGCGTGAGCATCACCCAGCCCACCGGTGGCACCGTGGCCGTGGGCAGCGTGACGGTGCAGGCCTCCGCCAGCGACAACGTGGGCGTGGCGAAGGTGGAGCTGTGGGTGGACGGGGCGAAGCTGGCCGAGGATGACTCCTCGCCCTACTCCTTCACCTGGAGCGCCACCGCGGGCCAGCACGCGCTGGTGGCCAAGGCGGTGGATGCCGCCGGCAACGTGGGCACGAGCGCCACCGTCACGGTGACGGCCTCTCAGCAGACCGAGGTGGTGCAGCTCAATGACAGCGTGGTGGGCACGGGCCAGGAGCAGTTCGAGTACACCGGCACCTGGGAGGCGGGCACCGGCACTGGCAAGTTCCTGAGCGATGACCACTTCTCGAACACCACGGGCTCCTCCTATGTGGTGCGCTTCTCCGGCACGCAGGCGAAGCTGTACGGCTCGGTGGCCYCGCACCACGGCATCGCCTCGGTGTCGGTGGACAACGGCACGGCGGTGGACGTGGACTTCTACTCCGCCACCCGCCAGGAGCAGAAGCTGCTGTGGACCAGCCCCGTGCTGAGCGCGGGCTCCCATACCCTCAAGGTCACCGTCTCCGGCCGCAAGAACGCCAGCTCGTCCGGATACGTCATCACCGCGGACCGCGTGGACCTCACGGTGTTCCGCTAG
- a CDS encoding LysR family transcriptional regulator has product MDRLETMRVFVAVAEEEGFAPAARRLAMSPPAVTRAIAALEERIGTRLLHRTTRIVLLTEAGSRFLTDCKRIRRPV; this is encoded by the coding sequence GTGGACCGACTCGAGACCATGCGCGTGTTCGTCGCGGTGGCGGAAGAAGAAGGCTTCGCGCCCGCGGCCCGGCGCCTCGCGATGTCACCGCCAGCCGTGACGAGGGCCATCGCCGCGCTCGAGGAGCGGATTGGCACCCGCCTGCTTCATCGCACGACACGCATCGTGCTCCTGACGGAGGCGGGCAGCCGGTTCCTCACGGACTGCAAGCGTATCCGAAGGCCTGTATGA
- a CDS encoding anaerobic sulfatase maturase, protein MPDVTPQAPPAFHLLAKPTGAVCNLDCKYCFFLSKDRLYPGSDFRMSDAVLERYIQQLLESHRTPEVTVAWQGGEPTLMGLDFFERSIEYVDKHRRPGQQVMYTLQTNGTRLDDAWCEFFKKHGFLIGLSVDGPRELHDAYRVNKGGAGTFDQVMRGAALLKKHGVDFNVLCTVHAANADHPLEVYRFFRDELGARHLQFIPIVERVTEQLLPVANQGWGERPGGERPLYTQAGNRVTDRSVKPEQYGRFLCILFEEWVRRDIGTVYVQMFDATLGAYVGQYSLCIFSPTCGNALALEHNGDLYACDHYVEPDYLLGNIQEKSLVEMVASDKQRRFGGDKQETLPRYCRECPVRFACNGGCPRERFLTTPGGEPGLNYLCAGYKLFFTHVDRPMRLMAGLLERDRAPSELMRLYAQEDAERSREAFSKAGRNDPCPCGSGSKFKRCHG, encoded by the coding sequence ATGCCCGACGTGACGCCCCAGGCACCGCCTGCCTTCCACCTGCTGGCCAAGCCGACCGGCGCCGTGTGCAACCTCGACTGCAAGTACTGCTTCTTCCTGTCCAAGGACAGACTTTACCCGGGCAGCGACTTCCGCATGAGCGACGCGGTGCTGGAGCGCTACATCCAGCAGCTCCTCGAGAGCCACCGTACGCCCGAGGTCACCGTGGCCTGGCAGGGCGGTGAGCCCACCCTGATGGGGCTGGACTTCTTCGAGCGCTCCATCGAGTACGTGGACAAGCACCGTCGGCCCGGCCAGCAGGTGATGTACACCTTGCAGACGAATGGCACGCGGTTGGACGACGCGTGGTGCGAGTTCTTCAAGAAGCACGGCTTCCTCATCGGCCTGAGCGTGGACGGCCCGCGCGAGTTGCACGACGCCTACCGCGTCAACAAGGGAGGCGCGGGCACGTTCGACCAGGTGATGCGAGGCGCGGCGCTCCTGAAGAAGCACGGCGTGGACTTCAATGTCCTGTGCACCGTCCACGCCGCCAACGCGGACCATCCGCTCGAGGTGTATCGCTTCTTCCGGGATGAGCTGGGGGCGCGCCATCTCCAGTTCATCCCCATCGTCGAGCGCGTGACGGAGCAGTTGCTGCCCGTCGCCAACCAGGGCTGGGGCGAGCGGCCGGGCGGGGAGCGCCCGCTGTACACCCAGGCGGGGAACAGGGTCACGGACCGCTCCGTGAAGCCGGAGCAGTATGGCCGTTTCCTGTGCATCCTCTTCGAGGAGTGGGTACGCCGCGACATCGGCACCGTGTACGTGCAGATGTTCGATGCGACGCTGGGGGCATACGTGGGCCAGTACAGCCTGTGCATCTTCTCGCCCACCTGCGGCAACGCGCTCGCGCTGGAGCACAACGGCGACCTCTACGCGTGTGACCACTATGTGGAGCCGGACTATTTGTTGGGAAACATCCAGGAGAAGTCCCTGGTGGAGATGGTGGCCTCTGACAAGCAGCGCCGGTTCGGCGGGGACAAGCAGGAGACGCTGCCGCGCTACTGCCGTGAGTGCCCGGTGCGCTTCGCCTGCAATGGGGGCTGCCCGCGCGAGCGCTTCCTCACCACACCCGGCGGAGAGCCCGGGCTGAACTATCTGTGCGCGGGCTACAAGCTGTTCTTCACGCACGTGGATCGGCCGATGCGGCTCATGGCCGGGCTGCTCGAGCGCGACCGGGCACCCTCCGAGCTCATGCGGCTCTACGCGCAAGAGGACGCGGAGCGCTCGCGGGAGGCCTTCAGCAAGGCGGGCCGCAACGACCCGTGCCCTTGCGGCAGTGGGAGTAAGTTCAAACGCTGCCATGGGTGA